Part of the Verrucomicrobiia bacterium genome is shown below.
AGGTCGTGCTCCTCGATTTCGCTGGCCCCGTATCGGAGGACCGGGATGGGTTTGCTCATGATGGGGATCCGCTGCGGGGCCGGTATGTCCAGCCAGTCCCTGGCATTGGCGCTCATGCTCAGTAGGATGCGGGCGGCGTTCTCCGGATCCCCGTCGCATCCGACTCGATAAATCTGGGCCAGGAGCTCTCTGTCGACGGCGCCGCCGCACATCTCCAGCCCGCGCTGTATACACTGTTCGGCGTCCAGTCCGGGCAGCACGATGTCTCGTGCGATTGCGAGCATCTCGTCTACTTTTTCGTCGAGGATGGTTTTTTTCTCGGTCATGTTCGTTTGTTTTTTTGGGGTTTCACAGTTTCCCGGTCGCGAACCTCGTCTGGAGTTTCTCCACGTCGCCGCGGTGCCAGAGATAGCTGGCGCCACCCACCCGGCTGCCGGTGGGGCGCACGCTGCGCACCCTATGGCGCCTGAGCCACAGCATGACGGTGCGCCGGGAGGGCGGGGGCTGGACCAGGCCCTTGAAGAGCCGGAGGGCCTCGGCGGTGGTGAGATACACGGCTCTTGCGGCCGGGGGAGAGTCAGTAGTCTGCATGTCAGCCGCCAGACTACCACAAAAACCGCCAAGAATGTCAAACCTGTGTAGAGTCCGTCAAGTATAAATCCACAAAAGTCCGATCTGCCTGAATCGCTGTCGTTTACCAGCGGAAAAGCCGCCGGCTCATGGCAGCAGGCCGAAAAATTTCTCGGTGTCCGCCGCCGAAACCCGCCCCACGTAGTGCTCCCGCAGCATCTTCTCGGAGTTCCCGCCTGCCATGGCCGTGTCGGCGAAGCTGCCCAGCCGCTTGAGCAGGAAGCTGAGCCCCGTGTGCCGGATGGCGTTGACGGGCCAGTCTATGAACCCAGCCGCCTCCCGCACCCGAACGAACGAGCGCTGGTCGTAGGCCAGATCGCGCTGGCCATGAGCGTCAGCCCACTTCAGCCAGGCGATCAGGTTCGGCTGAAGGTCCACGACGCGGGCCTTGCCCGGCTTGGTTTGCCTGCCCTCCAGGCGCACGGTTCCATCGGCGAGGTTGAACTGCCCCCACGTCAACCGCCCCAGCTCCGCGTTGCGGATGCCGGCGAACAAGCCGACGGCGAGATAAGGCACCATCCGGCCACCGTCAGTCTCCTGGGCGGCGCGCAGCAGGGCCTCGGCCTGGGCCACGGTCAGGAGGGTGGGCTCTTCGAGTTCGCCAACCTCGACCTTCACCACGCTCACCGGGTTGGACTTGATCCAGCAGCGGGGACGCTCCATGCACCAGCTCATGAGCCGGGAGAGGACGAGACGGTCGTTGGCCCTGGAGCGGGCGGAGACCTGACGGCTGTTCAGGAGCCGGTCCACGTCGTCCGGCGTGATCTCGTGGATCGCACGGTGCCCGACCCGGACCCGGAACTTCTCCAGGCGCGTTCGGAGGTTCTTCCTGGTCCTGTCGCGCAGCGTGGGCGTCTGGTTCACCCAGGTCTGGAACTGGTCCATGGCGTCGCCGAAGTATACAACGACCGGAACGAGCTGGCCCTCGGCGCGCATCCGAAGCCAAACGTCTACGGCACCGAGGAGGCTGCCCGGTCCAGCCTCCGCCTGGGCGAGCTTGACCCAGGCGGCTTCCGCCTCCGAAAGCTGTTCCCGCGTCAGCGAGGTGGCCCGCAAGGATTCCGGCTCCGGTTCCGCTTGAAGATGTTCGCGCTCCAGTTCGCGGCGACGCTCCAAAGCCCGGGCTTCGCTGGGGTAGTTCTCCCGCACCCGCCGGCCGTCGGCGCTACCCTGCACCCTCCAGACGAGGTCACCGCTGGGGTTCCGAAACCGAACGACGCTGAAGCCGCTCTTGCGGGGCCGGCCTCTGCCAGGGGTCGCTGTCATACCCGCAGAGTACGACAAAGCTGATTTTATGGCAAATCAAATGGCAAATCCCAAAGGCAAATGCGGCTTTTGCTGGGATTTCAGGGGATTTTCACCGACTTAGCAAACCGCCGCCTTCAGCCACTCGGCCACCTCTCCGTCGCCTTCGGAACTGTGCTTCGCAGGACCGCTGTCCTCCTGACCGTCAACCGGTTCCGCACAAGGGAGGGCACTTTATCAGGTCGCCGGACGATGTCGAGCCCCAGCCTGTTCCACACGGCCAGCCGTTCAGCCGTTCGATGCGTTATTGCCAGGGCATGCCTGAACTTCGCACCGTGGCTTCTTGCGCGGCGACTCGAAGGCCGTCGCCCGGGTCGATGGCTCAGACCATGGACAACCCGGCAGAGGTCGCGCCCGAATCGCCCGCGAAGCCACCCCGGGCTCCCCCCATCCCGGAACGCCCAATCCCTTCAACGAAGGTAGGCCCTCAACCATGCCTCCATCCGCTCCACAGCCACCGGTGGCACCGAGTGGCCCTGTCGATGATTGAACAAACCCAGGCGTGCCATCGGTCCGTAAAGGCGGTAGATCCGCAGGGCCGCGTCCATAAAGGGCCAACTGGCGTCCCCGTCCGCCGATTCTCCGCCAATCAGCAGGAAGGCCCGCGGCGCCACCAGGGCCAGCAGTTCGTGATGCTCCCGTTCGAAGCCCGCCTCCCGGATTCCCGGCCCCAGGTACCAATCGTCGTGCCAGTTCGAAAACCGCGTTCCAATGCCGCCCTCGCTGCTGACCGTCGCCCGGATCCGCTCATCAAAGGCCGCCAGGTACAGCGCCTCCTTGCCGCCCAACGAGTGCCCCACGCACCCCAACCGTGCCGAATCCACTTCTGGCAGCGACGCCAGCACATCCACCGCCACGAGACCGTCCAGCAGCATCCGGTCCATCCCTCTCGCCCCAGGGTGACGCTCAAGAAATCGTCGCGCCTGACCCGCCGCGTCCATGCTTCGATTCGCGGTCCACAGGAAGTTGCGCGGCGAGAGCGTGACGTACCCCTGCTGCGCCAGGCGCAGTCCAAACGCCTTCTCCGGCTCCCCCTCGATCCCTGCCGGCTGCAGGATCGACTGCCGAACCGTCGAGTGGAACACCACCACGCCCGGACGCGGCGAATGCCCGTCGCCCGGAAACATCAGATACGCCTCCACCTCCTGATCCGACTCCACCGCATACCGAATCAGCAGTCGGCGCACCCCGTTGGGACGATCCTCCTCCAGCACGCTCCACCGAGGGGCTTCACGCGCCGGCCCCCCCGCCAAATGCCGGCGCGAAAGGGGCCCCAGGAACGTCAGCCAGCGGGATCGCAGCCCCTGCCGTCGCGCTTCCCAGTCCAGCCGCATGTCCTCCAACGTCCCTGCCTCCTCCCGCAGCAGTGGCGTCAGAACGTGCCCGTGTTCCGCCACGAAAGCGGGTGGACGTTGCACCGTGTCCAACCAGGCCACTTCGTGATCCGCCGCAGCCGCCAGCCAGGTGGCCAGCCCAATTCCCAGTCCGAGAGATCCTCGCATGCGCATCGCCATCGATACCCGCTTTGGGGTCCCGGAACCAAGACCTCCCCTCCGGGGATTGAGAGCCGTTCCACGGTTGGTCCCCCCGCTGGTTCTCTGGTAGCAACGTCCCATGCCGCCGTTCGTCCGCCCCTGCTTCCTGGCCATGGGCCTGTATGCCCTGATCGCCCAGGGAGGTGAAGCGCCCCAACTGGACTGGATCGAGGGCGACGGCTACCGGCGCCTTCCTCTGAAACCTTCGACCCAGGGAACGGGCTTCACCCGCCTTGCCCCTGCGGATCTGGGCATCACCTGGACCAACTACTGTTCACCCGCCCGATACTCGCGTCGCCAGAACCTCATGAACGGTTCGGGTGTGGCTCTCGGCGATTTCGACGGCGACGGCTGGTGCGACATCTACTTCTGCAACCTCGAAGGCCCGAATGCCCTCTACCGGAATCTGGGCGGCTGGCGGTTCACCAACGTGACCGAACAGGCCGGCGTCGCGGCACGCCACCTCCTCTCAACCGGCGCCCTGTTCGCGGACTTCAACGGCAACGGGCTTCTCGATCTGCACGTGACCTCCTTCCTGGGGCCGGACGCCCTCTTCCTGAATCAAGGTGACGGCACCTTCACCAACGTGATCGACCAGGCCGGGATCTCCATCCCGGGTGCCGCAACCTCCTCGGCCGCCGCGGACCTGAATGGCGACGGCTGGCTCGACCTGTATGTGGCCCGCTTCGCGGTGGAGGCGTTCCTTCGTGACGGTGCGGCCATCGCCACCCGCATGGTCGGTGGCCAGCCCGTGGTCACCGGCCGGCCCGGCCGCCGCCTCCAGATCCTGAACAACAAGCTCTACGAAAGCGGCGAACCTGACCTCATCTTCCTCAACCAGGGAGGCGCCCGCTTCGTCCCGATCTCCTGGCCCGACCATTTCACTGATGAACAGGGGAAACCGTTCCCCGCCGCGCCCCCGGACCTCGGCTTCACCGTCCAGTTGCGGGACATCAACGGCGACGGATTCCCAGACATTTTTGTCTGCAACGACTTTCAAACGCCCGACCGCATCTGGATCAATGATGGCAAGGGCCGGTTCCGCGAGGCCCCTTCCCTGGCCATCCGCAATATGAGCTACGCCTCCATGGGCGTGGACGTCGCCGATATCGACCGGGATGGATTCCTCGATTTCTACACGGTCGAAATGCTCCCCGTGGACCACTTCCGCCACATGACCCACGTGGTTCGCGGCGCCGATCCCGACTGGCGTCGTCCCAGGGATCCATTCTACCGGGACGAATTCTCGCGCAGCATCATGGCTTTGAATCGCGGGGACGGCACCTACGCCGAGATCGGCTGGTACTCCGCCACAGCAACCAGCGACTGGTCCTGGACGCCGATCTTTCTGGATGTGGATCTCGATGGATACGAGGACCTGATCATCTCCAGCGGGTATCCCCACGACGTCAACGATCTCGACGTCGCCGGCGGTGCCGGGCGCGGCGAGGGCCGGCGCTTCAATGACTCGTTCGTGGACCAACTCCTGCGCTATCCGCCCCTCGACTCACCGCACCTTGCCTGGAGGAACCGCGGCGATCGCACCTTCGAAGACGTCAGCCGCGAGTGGGGTTTCGATTTCAGAGTGGTCACCCACGGAATGGCGCTCGCCGACCTCGACAACGACGGCGACCTCGACGTCGTTGGCAATTCGTTCAATCACGCCCCCCTGATCTGTCGCAACGAAGCCACCGGTCCCCGCATTGCCGTGCGCCTGGTCGGACAGCCGCCCAATACCCATGGCACCGGGGCCCGAATCCGCGTCCTGGGCGGCCCTGTGCCCGTGCAGGAGCAGGAAATGCTGACCGGAGGGCGCTACCTCTCGAGTGACCAGCATCAACGCACGTTCGCCACGGGCACCAACACCTCCGGCCTCTCCATCGAAGTGCGCTGGCGGGACGGGACATTCTCCCGCGTTTCCCGAGCCCTCCCCGACAACCTCTACGAAATCCACCAGTCCGGAGCCCGGCCGGGTCCCTCACCTGCCACCCCATCCGAAACCCCTTCCCCGCACTTCGTCCCCGTCGCCGTCCCGCCTGAAATGCTCCACCACGACCCGGATTTCGACGAGTTCACCCGTCAGCCCCTGCTGCCCTGGCGCCAATCCTTCCAGGGACCCGGAGTCCTCTGGCTCGATGGCTCGCACCAGGATGATGACCGGGTCCTGATTGGCAACGGACGCGGAGGCATTCCGCGAAGTGCCTTGGTGCGTCCCACTCCGACCGGCCCCGAAATGGGTCCGGACCCGATCGCCTGGGGCACCGAAAGCCCGGACGACACACTGGGCCTCCTCGCAGCGTCCTTCGTCGAAGGCACCACCACGGTCCTCCTCGCCACGGCCAACTACGAATCGGCTTCGCCCGGCCACCCCGCCGTCCTGCGGTTTGACCGGACTGCCTCCGGTTGGAGCCCCGGACCTGCTCTGCCGGGCGGGAGCAGCAGTCCCGGGCCGATGGCGGTCGGGGATATCGATGGTGACGGGGACCTTGACTTGGTGGTGGCTGGACGGATGGTCGCGGGTCGCTACCCGGAGGCGGCGGATACCCGGGTGTTCCGCAACGAAGGCGGGCGCCTGGAGGAACTTGCGGAGGCCGGCCGGGCCCTCGCAGGCATCGGCCTGGTAACCGGCGCCCTCTTCGCCGACCTCACCGGAGACGGCACCCAGGAACTCGTGCTCGCCTGCGAGTGGGGTCCCCTGCGCGTCTTTCGCTGGTCCGACGGACAACCGCGCGAAATCACTTCCAACCTCGGTCTCGATCGGGTGCGCGGCGTCTGGCAGGGGATCGCTGCGGCGGACTTCGACGGGGACGGACGCATCGATCTCGTTGCGGGCAATTGGGGACGTAACAGCTACCAGCAGCGGGCCCCCGGCGGTCCTTGGCAGCTGCACTTCGCCGATCTCGAAGGCGACGGCCGGGTGGCCATCGTCGAGAGTTACTGGCATCCCGGCGAACGGGATCAACTGCCCTTTCGCACCCGGGACACTCTCGCCACCCAGCTGCGCTGGCTGCCCGCCGCCTTCCCCCGGCATGCCGATTTCGCCCGGGCCAATGTGAGCCGTCTCCTCGGAGAACACGCCCCGCGCTTCGCCTCCGTCGAGGCCACCACCCTCGCTTCCGTCGTCCTGCTCAATCGCGGCAGTCACTTCGATCTCATCGAACTTCCCCCCGAAGCCCAGTGGACCCCCATCTTCGGCTTCGCCGTGGCCGACTTCGACGGAGATGGCAACGAGGACCTCTTCTGCGTCCAGAACTTCTTCGGACCGCGCGACGAGGACGATCGGCAGGACGCCGGACGCGGACTGCTTCTGGTCAACGACGGAACCGGACGGTTCGCCCCGGTTTCTGGTGCCCACAGCGGCCTGAGGATCCATGGAGAACAGCGCGGAGCGGCCGTCGCTGACCTCGACGCGGACGGCAGGCCCGACCTGCTGGTGACCCAGAACTCCGGTCCACTGACCGCCTGGCTCAACAGGACGGGACAACCCGGACTTCGCGTGCGCCTGCAAGGCACCGCCGCCAATCCCGATGCAGCCGGCGCCCAGCTCCGACTTCTGCGCGACGACGGACCCGGTCCTCTGCGGGAGGTGCGCCTCGGCAGCGGGCGATATTCCCAGGATTCCAGGATCCAGATCCTCGGCGGGGTGACCCCCGGAACACGCCTCTGGTGGCGATTCCCCGGCGGCGCTCCACAAAATGCCCCAATCCCCGACCGGGCCCGGGAGATCGAACTGTCCGACAAGGCCGGACTGCGCCTCGTCAGGTAGACCTCCCCAAGACCGCCACCCAACCCGTCAGTCCGTTCCCTCCATCCCGGATTCCCGCATCTCCTCGAGCACGCCCCGCAGCTCGTCGAGGTCGCCGGGACAAATGGCCCGTATCTCCTTAAGGAACGGTCCATAGGAACGGGAGGCTCGGCCACCCACCACTATCTCCGCCTCGGGCGGAAGCAGCTTCCGGAGAAGCACCATTTCGCCCCCTAACTGCGGGTCATCCGACGGATACACGAGGCTGAGCAGGACCGCCGAAGCCCGGTTCTGCTTGCAGGCGCCGGCAATCTCGGCCGCCGGGAGGCTCGACCCGAGGTAAATGGTCCGCCATCCCAGGTTGCTCGCCAAAGCAGCCACCATCACCGCCCCCAGTTCGTGCAACTGCCCGGCGGGAGTCCCCACCACCGCCCGCGGGGCCGTGTCCGATAACGCAAAAGGACGTCCCGTTCGCACCAGAAAATCGCGTATGGCCGCAGAGGCGAAGTGCTCATGCGCCGCCGCAATCTCCCCCCTTTGCCAGCGCTCGCCGATCTCCCGCGCCAACGGACATACAATTCGATGCAGCAACCCGCTGTACCCGAAGTGCATCGCCCCCTGCTCCATCGCCTGAACGAGTCCATCCGCATCGTATGCCCGGATTCGTTCCATCGCCGCCTGTACCAACTCCCGGGAAGCCCGCCCCTCCGCCCCAAGTCCTCGCTCCTGCCCCAATGCCCCACCCCATCGCTGCCCTCCCTGGGCCGGATGACCATTCCCGCCCCGGCTCTCCCCGGTCCCGTTCGCATCCCCCCCCGCCGAACCCGACGTCAACCGCACCAAACGCTGCAGATCCTCCAGGGGCAGCTTCGCGATAATCCCAATCTTGTGCCCCGCCTCCGTCGCCAATCCCAGTAACCGCAATCGCTCCACCTCGTCATCGGTATACAATCGACGGTTCGTCTCCGTCCGGGCCGGCGTCACTGCCCGATAACGCTTCTCCCACACGCGGATCACGTGGGGACTTAAACCCGTCAGGCGGGAGACGACCTGGATGGGATGCTGAAGTTGAACCACCGCGGTACTATAGACAAAGGATAGACGCATTCAATGGCATTATTGACACAGCTTTATCGAATAGACGCATGCCCTAACCCACAGCGGTTGATCTGGACCCTCTTCTGGGCCATTGCGTCCACCGTTTGTTAAACAAACAATTGACAAAGCGCACTGCATAGACAAAACATAGACGTGTCTAACCCATGGGGAAAAATGTTGAACAGAGGTTGGCTCTCCGTGGTCTAGGAAAGGGTACGCTGAATCGGATCGGTTCAGTCCTTTATTGGCGAAGCATCGAATCGAGAGGATATGGGAATGAAGAAAACACTGAAAAGGGTCGGTCCCAAAGGTTCCATCGACGCAGCAGCCCGTCGCACCCCTCGTGAGGCGCCCCGAACGTCGCCTCCGATCCACAAAGATCAGCCCCCCCAGGATCCATCGCTGTCCGCGCCCCTTCCGAAGACCAATCCCATCGAGTCCGTCCCCCGCGAATTGGGCGTCCGATCACCCCTCGAACAGTACCTCCGCGAAGTGTGCGAAGTGCCCCTCCTGACGCCCGATCAGGAGGTGGAATTGGCCCAGCGCATTCAGAAAGGCGACCAGCGCGCCAGGGAACACATGATCCGCGCCAACCTCCGGCTGTGCGTCAAGATCGCCCGCGACTACGAACACCATGGAGTGCCCCTTCTGGACCTCGTCAACGAGGGCAACATCGGCCTGATGAAGGCGGTGGATTACTTCGATCCCACCAAGGGAGCCAAGTTCTCCACCTACAGCTCCTGGTGGATCAAACAGGCCATCAAACGGGCGGTGGCCAACCAATCCCGCACCATCCGCATCCCCATCCACCTCCGAGACCGTATCGCCCACTTCTGGCGCGCCCATTCCCGCCTGCATGACGAATTGAAGCGGGAACCGACCGACGAGGAGATCGCCGACGAGTTGGGCCTGCCCATGAGCCGGATCAGGAAGATGCGCCGGGCCATGCTCAGCACCATCTCCCTTGATGCCCAACTCGGAGATGACGACAGCAGCACGATCTCCGAGGTGATCGCCGATGAACGGTCGAGCACCGCTTATCAGGACCTCGAACAACGGACCAGGACGGACCTGGTTCGCGAACTCCTCGACCGCCTCAACGACCGGGAACTGACGATCCTCCGCCAGCGTTTCGCCCTAGAGGGAGGTTCGGAAAAAACCCTCGAAGAGGTCGGTGTCCTGTTCAACCTCACCCGAGAGCGCATCCGCCAGCTTCAGAACATCGCCCTCACCAAGCTGCGCAAGTGGATCGAACAGCGGGAGGCGCTCCCGGATGCGGCCTGATCCCCCCCAAGCCCCCCCCTACCAACCCTGCTCGAATCACCGCCGGTGGACCATGACGGGTCCCCGGCGGTGATGTGGATATCGACAGAAGATCGGGAAAAGCGCCTCATGGCGGCAGGCCCGGGCAGTGGTTCATCTTCCTCCGGGGGAATCTTCATTTTCCATGAGCAAGGAAATCACCATCGTCGGGGCGGGGCCGGGCGGCCTCGCTGCCTCCATTCTGCTGGCCGCGAGCGGACAGCGCGTTCAAATCCTCGAGAGGCTCCCCTCCGTCGGAGGTCGCACGTCCGCCATCGAATCGAACGGATTCCGGTTCGACCTCGGTCCGACCTTCTTCCTCTATCCGCAGGTGCTTCGAGACATCTTCGCCGCCGGTGGGGCGGATCTGGACAAGGAAGTGCCCATGGTGCGGCTGGACCCGCAGTATCGCCTGATCTTCGGAGGGGGCGGCGAACTTCGTTGCACTCCCGATGTGGCCGAGATGGAGCGGCAGATCGCCGCCATCGCACCCGGCGACGCCCCGCGATTTCGCAACTTCCTGTCTGAAAACCGGACCAAGATGCAGGCCATGCTTCCCTGCCTGCAGAACCCCTTCCCCGGATGGAAAAGCCTTCTGAGCCTGCGGCTGCTGCGCATGCTTCCCATGATTCGCCCCCATCAGTCGGTGGATACCTACCTTAAGCGGTTCTTCCACGACCCCCGCATCCGGCTGGCCTTCTGCTTCCAGTCGAAGTACCTCGGAATGTCCCCGTTCCGTTGTCCCAGCCTCTTCAGCATCCTTTCCTTCCTCGAATACGAACATGGTGTCTTCCACCCCATCGGCGGCTGCAATGCCCTCAGCCAGGGAATGGCCCGCCTGGCCGAACGCCTCGGCGTCCGGATCCGCCTGAACGAACCCGTCGAGGAAATCCTCTTCGAAGGCCGCCGGGCCGTCGGCGTAAGGACCCGGCAGGCCCGCTACCGTTGCGATGCCCTCGTCATGAATGCCGACTTTGCACGCGGCATCTCGCGGCTGGTCCCCAACGCCCGCCGACGCCGGTGGACGGATCAACGCCTGGCCCGCAAGAAATACTCCTGCTCGACTTTCATGCTGTATCTCGGGGTCGAGGGCCGGTTCGATCTGCCTCATCACAACATCTACATCGCCGACGACTACCGCCGAAACCTCGAGGACATCGAGTCCCGCCACGTCCTCAGCGAGGATCCCTCGTTCTACGTGGAAAACCCCAGCGTCACCGATCCCACCCTCGCGCCCCGGGACCATTCGGCCCTCTACGTCCTTCTCCCCGTCAGCCATCAACATCCCAACATCGACTGGTCCCGCGAACGCTCCCGCTTCCGCGAACTGGCCCTCGACCGAATCAAGGCGGCGGGTTTCGACCTCGCCGGCCGGCAGATACGGTTCGAGTCAATCCTCACTCCGGCGGACTGGGAGAACCGTTACGAAATCTACCGCGGGGCCACCTTCAATCTCGCGCATACCCTCGACCAGATGCTCCATCTGAGACCCCGGAACCGTTTCGAGGAGTTCGATGGCATGTACCTCGTCGGCGGTGGCACCCATCCCGGCAGCGGCCTTCCCGTGATCTTCGAAAGCGCCCGCATCAGTTCGCGACTCGTCCTCGAGGATCTGGGAGTGTCCCCAACCTGGGCCACCTCGGAGGATCGCCTCGAAACACCTCTGCCGGGAACCCAGCCCCTGTCGGCGTGAGTCCCCCCAAGTCCACCACCCGCAGACTGCCCCCGCCGTCTCCTCAGATGGAGACCGCCGTGGTGGCCGCCTTCGCCGCCGCCCGCAATGCCCAACGCCTCTGGGCCCATCGCCCGCTCCCGGAACGCCTCACGGTGCTGCGACGCTTCCGGGGCCTCCTCGCCCGCCAGGCAGTCCCGCTCGCCGCCACCGTTCGCAGACCCGTCTGCGAAACCCT
Proteins encoded:
- a CDS encoding tyrosine-type recombinase/integrase — protein: MTATPGRGRPRKSGFSVVRFRNPSGDLVWRVQGSADGRRVRENYPSEARALERRRELEREHLQAEPEPESLRATSLTREQLSEAEAAWVKLAQAEAGPGSLLGAVDVWLRMRAEGQLVPVVVYFGDAMDQFQTWVNQTPTLRDRTRKNLRTRLEKFRVRVGHRAIHEITPDDVDRLLNSRQVSARSRANDRLVLSRLMSWCMERPRCWIKSNPVSVVKVEVGELEEPTLLTVAQAEALLRAAQETDGGRMVPYLAVGLFAGIRNAELGRLTWGQFNLADGTVRLEGRQTKPGKARVVDLQPNLIAWLKWADAHGQRDLAYDQRSFVRVREAAGFIDWPVNAIRHTGLSFLLKRLGSFADTAMAGGNSEKMLREHYVGRVSAADTEKFFGLLP
- a CDS encoding dienelactone hydrolase family protein, yielding MRGSLGLGIGLATWLAAAADHEVAWLDTVQRPPAFVAEHGHVLTPLLREEAGTLEDMRLDWEARRQGLRSRWLTFLGPLSRRHLAGGPAREAPRWSVLEEDRPNGVRRLLIRYAVESDQEVEAYLMFPGDGHSPRPGVVVFHSTVRQSILQPAGIEGEPEKAFGLRLAQQGYVTLSPRNFLWTANRSMDAAGQARRFLERHPGARGMDRMLLDGLVAVDVLASLPEVDSARLGCVGHSLGGKEALYLAAFDERIRATVSSEGGIGTRFSNWHDDWYLGPGIREAGFEREHHELLALVAPRAFLLIGGESADGDASWPFMDAALRIYRLYGPMARLGLFNHRQGHSVPPVAVERMEAWLRAYLR
- a CDS encoding VCBS repeat-containing protein: MPPFVRPCFLAMGLYALIAQGGEAPQLDWIEGDGYRRLPLKPSTQGTGFTRLAPADLGITWTNYCSPARYSRRQNLMNGSGVALGDFDGDGWCDIYFCNLEGPNALYRNLGGWRFTNVTEQAGVAARHLLSTGALFADFNGNGLLDLHVTSFLGPDALFLNQGDGTFTNVIDQAGISIPGAATSSAAADLNGDGWLDLYVARFAVEAFLRDGAAIATRMVGGQPVVTGRPGRRLQILNNKLYESGEPDLIFLNQGGARFVPISWPDHFTDEQGKPFPAAPPDLGFTVQLRDINGDGFPDIFVCNDFQTPDRIWINDGKGRFREAPSLAIRNMSYASMGVDVADIDRDGFLDFYTVEMLPVDHFRHMTHVVRGADPDWRRPRDPFYRDEFSRSIMALNRGDGTYAEIGWYSATATSDWSWTPIFLDVDLDGYEDLIISSGYPHDVNDLDVAGGAGRGEGRRFNDSFVDQLLRYPPLDSPHLAWRNRGDRTFEDVSREWGFDFRVVTHGMALADLDNDGDLDVVGNSFNHAPLICRNEATGPRIAVRLVGQPPNTHGTGARIRVLGGPVPVQEQEMLTGGRYLSSDQHQRTFATGTNTSGLSIEVRWRDGTFSRVSRALPDNLYEIHQSGARPGPSPATPSETPSPHFVPVAVPPEMLHHDPDFDEFTRQPLLPWRQSFQGPGVLWLDGSHQDDDRVLIGNGRGGIPRSALVRPTPTGPEMGPDPIAWGTESPDDTLGLLAASFVEGTTTVLLATANYESASPGHPAVLRFDRTASGWSPGPALPGGSSSPGPMAVGDIDGDGDLDLVVAGRMVAGRYPEAADTRVFRNEGGRLEELAEAGRALAGIGLVTGALFADLTGDGTQELVLACEWGPLRVFRWSDGQPREITSNLGLDRVRGVWQGIAAADFDGDGRIDLVAGNWGRNSYQQRAPGGPWQLHFADLEGDGRVAIVESYWHPGERDQLPFRTRDTLATQLRWLPAAFPRHADFARANVSRLLGEHAPRFASVEATTLASVVLLNRGSHFDLIELPPEAQWTPIFGFAVADFDGDGNEDLFCVQNFFGPRDEDDRQDAGRGLLLVNDGTGRFAPVSGAHSGLRIHGEQRGAAVADLDADGRPDLLVTQNSGPLTAWLNRTGQPGLRVRLQGTAANPDAAGAQLRLLRDDGPGPLREVRLGSGRYSQDSRIQILGGVTPGTRLWWRFPGGAPQNAPIPDRAREIELSDKAGLRLVR
- a CDS encoding MerR family transcriptional regulator; the protein is MRLSFVYSTAVVQLQHPIQVVSRLTGLSPHVIRVWEKRYRAVTPARTETNRRLYTDDEVERLRLLGLATEAGHKIGIIAKLPLEDLQRLVRLTSGSAGGDANGTGESRGGNGHPAQGGQRWGGALGQERGLGAEGRASRELVQAAMERIRAYDADGLVQAMEQGAMHFGYSGLLHRIVCPLAREIGERWQRGEIAAAHEHFASAAIRDFLVRTGRPFALSDTAPRAVVGTPAGQLHELGAVMVAALASNLGWRTIYLGSSLPAAEIAGACKQNRASAVLLSLVYPSDDPQLGGEMVLLRKLLPPEAEIVVGGRASRSYGPFLKEIRAICPGDLDELRGVLEEMRESGMEGTD
- a CDS encoding RNA polymerase sigma factor RpoD/SigA, translating into MGMKKTLKRVGPKGSIDAAARRTPREAPRTSPPIHKDQPPQDPSLSAPLPKTNPIESVPRELGVRSPLEQYLREVCEVPLLTPDQEVELAQRIQKGDQRAREHMIRANLRLCVKIARDYEHHGVPLLDLVNEGNIGLMKAVDYFDPTKGAKFSTYSSWWIKQAIKRAVANQSRTIRIPIHLRDRIAHFWRAHSRLHDELKREPTDEEIADELGLPMSRIRKMRRAMLSTISLDAQLGDDDSSTISEVIADERSSTAYQDLEQRTRTDLVRELLDRLNDRELTILRQRFALEGGSEKTLEEVGVLFNLTRERIRQLQNIALTKLRKWIEQREALPDAA
- the crtI gene encoding phytoene desaturase, with product MSKEITIVGAGPGGLAASILLAASGQRVQILERLPSVGGRTSAIESNGFRFDLGPTFFLYPQVLRDIFAAGGADLDKEVPMVRLDPQYRLIFGGGGELRCTPDVAEMERQIAAIAPGDAPRFRNFLSENRTKMQAMLPCLQNPFPGWKSLLSLRLLRMLPMIRPHQSVDTYLKRFFHDPRIRLAFCFQSKYLGMSPFRCPSLFSILSFLEYEHGVFHPIGGCNALSQGMARLAERLGVRIRLNEPVEEILFEGRRAVGVRTRQARYRCDALVMNADFARGISRLVPNARRRRWTDQRLARKKYSCSTFMLYLGVEGRFDLPHHNIYIADDYRRNLEDIESRHVLSEDPSFYVENPSVTDPTLAPRDHSALYVLLPVSHQHPNIDWSRERSRFRELALDRIKAAGFDLAGRQIRFESILTPADWENRYEIYRGATFNLAHTLDQMLHLRPRNRFEEFDGMYLVGGGTHPGSGLPVIFESARISSRLVLEDLGVSPTWATSEDRLETPLPGTQPLSA